In a genomic window of Chaetodon trifascialis isolate fChaTrf1 chromosome 8, fChaTrf1.hap1, whole genome shotgun sequence:
- the pacsin1a gene encoding protein kinase C and casein kinase substrate in neurons protein 1a, with amino-acid sequence MSGSYDESAGADDTMDSFWEVGNYKRAVKRFDDGHRLCNDLMGCLQERAKIEKSYGDQLTAWSKRWRQLIEKGPQYGSVERAWLAVMTEAEKVSELHQEVKNGLVNDDVEKVKNWQKEAYHKQMIGGFKEAKEAEEGFKKAQKPWAKKLKEMEAAKKSYHMACKEEKLAATREANGKTEASVTPDQQKKLHEKVDKCKQDVQKAKEKYEKSLEELNKCTPQYMESMEQVFDQCQQHEVKRLTFLKEALLDIKRHLNLTENQSYGNTYRELERTILAANTQEDLKWFSNNHGPGMHMNWPAFEEYNPDQASAPPKKKKPDGAPPTPSTDHVAPPGDRSSVSSYDKNQAYSTEWSDDEQPAAYSGNENGGNGNSFEDDSSTGKGVRVRALYDYEGQEQDELTFKAGDELTKTEDEDEQGWCRGRLDNGREGLYPANYVEPI; translated from the exons ATGTCTGGCTCCTACGATGAAAGTGCAGGTGCTGACGACACCATGGACAGCTTCTGGGAG gtAGGGAACTACAAACGCGCTGTCAAGAGATTTGATGATGGCCATCGGCTCTGCAATGACCTTATGGGCTGCCTGCAGGAACGTGCCAAGATAGAAAAATCCTACGGTGATCAGCTAACTGCGTGGTCCAAGAGATGGAGGCAGCTCATTGAGAAAG GCCCACAGTACGGCTCTGTGGAGAGAGCCTGGCTGGCTGTGATGACCGAGGCAGAGAAGGTGAGTGAGCTGCACCAAGAGGTGAAGAACGGCCTGGTGAACGATGACGTGGAGAAAGTGAAGAACTGGCAGAAGGAGGCCTATCACAAGCAAATGATCGGAGGCTTCAAAGAGGccaaggaggcagaggagggctTCAAGAAGGCTCAGAAACCGTGGGCCAAAAAGCTCAAGGAG ATGGAGGCAGCTAAGAAAAGTTACCACATGGCCTGCAAGGAGGAGAAGCTGGCTGCAACCCGAGAGGCCAACGGCAAGACCGAGGCTTCTGTCACACCAGACCAGCAGAAGAAGCTCCACGAGAAAGTGGACAAATGCAAACAGGACGTGCAGAAg GCTAAAGAAAAGTACGAGAAgtctctggaggagctgaatAAGTGCACCCCGCAGTACATGGAGAGCATGGAGCAGGTGTTTGACCAGTGCCAGCAGCACGAAGTCAAGAGGCTGACCTTCCTCAAGGAGGCCTTGCTGGACATCAAACGCCATCTTAACCTCACCGAGAACCAAAG CTACGGCAATACATACAGAGAACTGGAGCGCACGATCctggctgcaaacacacaagagGACCTGAAGTGGTTCAGCAACAACCACGGCCCTGGGATGCATATGAACTGGCCTGCATTTGAG GAATACAACCCAGACCAAGCCAGCGCTcctccaaagaagaagaaacctgaCGGAGCCCCACCCACTCCGAGCACTGACCATGTGGCTCCACCTGGTGATCGCAGCAG TGTGAGCAGCTATGATAAAAATCAAGCTTACTCGACCGAGTGGTCCGATGATGAGCAGCCTGCTGCGTACTCTGGCAACGAAAACGGTGGGAACGGGAATTCATTTGAAGACGATTCCAGCACTGGGAAAGGGGTCCGTGTCCGCGCTCTCTATGATTACGAAGGCCAGGAACAGGATGAGCTCACCTTCAAAGCAG GTGATGAACTGACCAAGACCGAGGATGAAGACGAGCAGGGCTGGTGTAGAGGTCGCTTGGACAACGGCCGAGAGGGACTGTACCCGGCCAATTATGTCGAGCCAATCTAG
- the LOC139334589 gene encoding SAM pointed domain-containing Ets transcription factor-like: MGSPGCTVHSPLHISHHDHSDTRTAWLDETEDVKPTAHSLLGLPELSWPGVYVPCCDGQDMEENPWVLRMTEAPAPAAPPARTPEPSPAKPNQAQDPPSGMEGQVEERCLEQVQTMVVGEVLKDVETACKLLNIASDPLDWSCVHVQKWLLWTEHLYRLPQVSTMFQELTGKDLCSMTEADFRQRSLQLGDMLYAHLDIWRSAAAMKERCPPEDSKSAADEDSWSDVMCSYPSQPIHLWQFLRELLLKPHNYSRCIRWLNKEKGIFKIEDSAHVARLWGIRKNRPAMNYDKLSRSIRQYYKKGIIRKPDVSRRLVYQFVNPV, encoded by the exons ATGGGGAGTCCAGGCTGCACTGTTCACTCGCCTCTGCACATCAGTCACCACGACCACAGCGACACCAGAACAGCCTGGCTGGACGAGACGGAGGACGTCAAACCCACTGCCCACAGCTTGTTGGGGCTGCCCGAGCTCAGCTGGCCGGGGGTCTACGTCCCGTGCTGCGACGGGCAGGATATGGAAGAGAACCCCTGGGTGCTGAGGATGACAGAGGCCCCCGCTCCTGCAGCACCTCCAGCCAGGACACCGGAGCCGAGCCCAGCCAAGCCCAACCAAGCTCAAGACCCCCCTTCTGGGATGGAGGGTCAGGTGGAGGAGCGCTGTCTGGAGCAGGTCCAGACCATGGTGGTGGGAGAAGTGCTGAAGGACGTGGAAACGGCTTGCAAGCTGCTCAACATTGCATCAG ACCCTTTGGACTGGAGCTGCGTTCACGTCCAGAAATGGCTGCTCTGGACCGAGCACCTGTACAGGCTGCCACAGGTCAGCACCATGTTTCAGGAACTGACCGGCAAAGATCTGTGCTCCATGACAGAAGCAGACTTCAGACAACGCTCCTTGCAGTTAGGGGACATGCTGTATGCTCACCTGGACATCTGGAGATCTG CTGCAGCGATGAAGGAGCGCTGCCCACCAGAAGACAGCAAATCTG cagctgatgaagactcCTGGTCAGATGTGATGTGTAGCTACCCCAGCCAGCCCATCCACCTGTGGCAGTTTCTCCGAGAGCTGCTCCTCAAGCCTCACAACTACAGCCGCTGCATCCGCTGGCTTAACAAGGAAAAAG GTATTTTCAAAATAGAAGACTCAGCTCACGTGGCCAGACTATGGGGCATCAGGAAGAACCGCCCGGCTATGAACTATGACAAACTGAGTCGTTCTATACGCCAGTACTACAAGAAAGGCATCATTCGAAAGCCTGATGTATCACGCAGACTGGTCTACCAGTTCGTCAACCCTGTATGA